Proteins from one Telopea speciosissima isolate NSW1024214 ecotype Mountain lineage chromosome 1, Tspe_v1, whole genome shotgun sequence genomic window:
- the LOC122638808 gene encoding thylakoid lumenal 17.4 kDa protein, chloroplastic isoform X1 translates to MATVSVSDSFSRNCSSLHLPSSSSSSGFQRFSRQKSPSLRIRCSGTGIDDTSTLQGTLFPFKNLKNVACSLFAVWAVNAASPAIAANQRLPPLSTEPNRCERAFVGNTIGQANGVYDKPIDLRFCDYSNDKSNLKGKSLAAALMSDAKFDGADMSEVVMSKAYAVGASFKGVNFSNAVLDRVNFEKANLKGAVFRNTVLSGSIFGEAQLEDVVFEDTIIGYIDLQKLCTNATITAEGRMVLGCR, encoded by the exons ATGGCGACCGTTTCCGTCTCCGATTCCTTCTCCCGGAACTGTTCTTCCCTTCACttaccatcttcttcttcttcgtcagGATTTCAGAGATTCTCGAGACAGAAATCCCCCTCACTCCGAATCAGATGTTCCGG TACAGGTATAGATGATACATCTACACTCCAGGGAACCTTATTCCCATTCAAGAATCTAAAGAATGTCGCCTGCAGCTTGTTTGCTGTTTGGGCCGTGAATGCTGCCTCACCTGCTATCGCTGCCAATCAG AGGCTGCCACCATTGTCAACAGAACCAAACAGATGTGAACGTGCATTTGTAGGAAACACCATTGGTCAAGCAAATGGTGTCTATGATAAACCAATTGATCTCAGGTTTTGTGATTACTCAAATGATAAATCAAATTTGAAAGGAAAGTCACTTGCAGCAGCCCTCATGTCAGATGCTAAGTTTGATGGCGCAGATATGTCAGAGGTGGTGATGTCAAAAGCTTATGCTGTTGGAGCAAGTTTTAAAG GTGTGAACTTCTCCAATGCAGTTTTGGACCGGGTTAATTTTGAAAAAGCCAATCTAAAAGGAGCTGTCTTTAGGAACACTGTATTGTCAGGCTCCATCTTTGGTGAAGCTCAACTGGAGGATGTTGTGTTTGAGGATACCATTATTGGTTATATCGATCTTCAGAAGCTATGTACTAATGCAACCAtcactgctgaaggaagaatgGTATTAGGATGTCGATAG
- the LOC122638808 gene encoding thylakoid lumenal 17.4 kDa protein, chloroplastic isoform X2, with translation MATVSVSDSFSRNCSSLHLPSSSSSSGFQRFSRQKSPSLRIRCSGIDDTSTLQGTLFPFKNLKNVACSLFAVWAVNAASPAIAANQRLPPLSTEPNRCERAFVGNTIGQANGVYDKPIDLRFCDYSNDKSNLKGKSLAAALMSDAKFDGADMSEVVMSKAYAVGASFKGVNFSNAVLDRVNFEKANLKGAVFRNTVLSGSIFGEAQLEDVVFEDTIIGYIDLQKLCTNATITAEGRMVLGCR, from the exons ATGGCGACCGTTTCCGTCTCCGATTCCTTCTCCCGGAACTGTTCTTCCCTTCACttaccatcttcttcttcttcgtcagGATTTCAGAGATTCTCGAGACAGAAATCCCCCTCACTCCGAATCAGATGTTCCG GTATAGATGATACATCTACACTCCAGGGAACCTTATTCCCATTCAAGAATCTAAAGAATGTCGCCTGCAGCTTGTTTGCTGTTTGGGCCGTGAATGCTGCCTCACCTGCTATCGCTGCCAATCAG AGGCTGCCACCATTGTCAACAGAACCAAACAGATGTGAACGTGCATTTGTAGGAAACACCATTGGTCAAGCAAATGGTGTCTATGATAAACCAATTGATCTCAGGTTTTGTGATTACTCAAATGATAAATCAAATTTGAAAGGAAAGTCACTTGCAGCAGCCCTCATGTCAGATGCTAAGTTTGATGGCGCAGATATGTCAGAGGTGGTGATGTCAAAAGCTTATGCTGTTGGAGCAAGTTTTAAAG GTGTGAACTTCTCCAATGCAGTTTTGGACCGGGTTAATTTTGAAAAAGCCAATCTAAAAGGAGCTGTCTTTAGGAACACTGTATTGTCAGGCTCCATCTTTGGTGAAGCTCAACTGGAGGATGTTGTGTTTGAGGATACCATTATTGGTTATATCGATCTTCAGAAGCTATGTACTAATGCAACCAtcactgctgaaggaagaatgGTATTAGGATGTCGATAG